One genomic window of Meles meles chromosome 3, mMelMel3.1 paternal haplotype, whole genome shotgun sequence includes the following:
- the LOC123938168 gene encoding UBX domain-containing protein 8-like — protein sequence MVSRGVIGVFLLSALPLLCLELWRGIPDLGVKDLILLCGRIFLLLALLTLIISVTTSWLNSFKSSQVYLKEEEEKNEKKQKLVRKKQKEAQGEKASRYIENVLKPHQEMKLKKLEERFYQMTGETWKLSNGHKLGGDEDLVLENESQTAFKTSNREAAKRRNLPKLLTKISPSAEQPTWKEVLDLPEEPPETAEEVVTVALRCPSGSVLRRRFFKSCSSQVLLDWMMKIGYHTSQYSLSTSFPRRPLEVRGGWSLQDIGITVDTVLNVEEKEQTTTEERRTTP from the coding sequence ATGGTTTCTCGTGGGGTCATTGGggttttcctcctctctgctctcccccttTTGTGTCTGGAGCTCTGGCGTGGGATCCCGGATCTAGGTGTTAAAGATCTAATTTTGCTGTGTGGTCGGATTTTCTTACTGCTTGCTCTTCTTACTTTAATTATTTCTGTGACTACCTCATGGCTTAATTCATTTAAATCGTCCCAAGTGTAtctgaaagaagaagaagagaagaatgagaaaaaacaaaaacttgtcagaaaaaaacaaaaagaggcaCAGGGTGAAAAGGCCAGCAGATACATAGAGAATGTTCTAAAACCTCACCAGGAAATGAAGCTGAAAAAGCTGGAAGAACGCTTTTATCAGATGACGGGTGAAACCTGGAAATTGAGCAATGGCCATAAGCTTGGGGGTGACGAAGATTTGGTGCTGGAAAATGAGAGTCAGACGGCTTTTAAAACATCAAACAGAGAAGCAGCAAAGAGACGAAACTTGCCTAAGCTGTTAACCAAAATTTCACCATCTGCTGAACAGCCCACGTGGAAGGAGGTTCTTGATCTACCTGAGGAACCTCCTGAAACAGCTGAAGAAGTAGTTACTGTTGCCCTCCGATGTCCAAGTGGGAGTGTCCTGAGAAGAAGATTTTTTAAGTCTTGCAGTTCACAGGTCTTACTTGACTGGATGATGAAAATTGGGTACCACACATCCCAATACAGCCTGTCTACTTCCTTTCCCAGACGCCCTCTAGAAGTGAGGGGAGGCTGGTCCCTGCAGGACATAGGAATAACTGTGGATACTGTACTCAATGTGGAAGAGAAAGAGCAGACAACTACTGAAGAAAGGAGAACTACTCCATAA